Proteins encoded within one genomic window of Raineyella fluvialis:
- a CDS encoding NAD-dependent epimerase/dehydratase family protein, whose translation MQFVLGAGSVGTHLARLLTDSGEDVVLASRSGTGPEIPGTRRLVVDAADADALSRAVAGASVLYNVLNPPRYNTWPQVWPPVSAALITAAERSGAVLAAASNLYMYGIPTGPMTEQTPVAPAEGKGQVRAAMTRDALAAHEAGRIRYVEVRSADYVGAGVTYTSHITRQLPPAFKGRGVSVVGEPDQPHTWTDVLDVARSLVTVASSEQALGRVWHATSNPPRTQREAITDILASVGKPAVPVRPLPRWLYPTLGLVMPQVREVARMTFQFDRPFVMDSSAIQQELGLEPTPWDEVCRRTAESLA comes from the coding sequence ATGCAGTTCGTCCTCGGCGCCGGATCCGTCGGCACCCACCTCGCCCGCCTCCTCACCGACAGCGGTGAGGACGTCGTCCTCGCCAGCCGGTCCGGCACCGGCCCCGAGATCCCGGGCACCCGCCGCCTCGTCGTCGACGCGGCCGACGCCGACGCCCTCTCGCGTGCCGTCGCCGGCGCCAGCGTTCTCTACAACGTGCTCAACCCGCCGCGCTACAACACCTGGCCCCAGGTGTGGCCGCCGGTGTCCGCTGCCCTCATCACCGCGGCGGAACGCAGCGGCGCCGTGCTCGCGGCGGCCTCGAACCTCTACATGTACGGCATCCCGACCGGCCCGATGACCGAGCAGACGCCTGTGGCACCGGCGGAGGGCAAGGGGCAGGTCCGGGCGGCGATGACCCGGGACGCGCTGGCCGCCCACGAAGCCGGACGGATCCGTTACGTCGAGGTCCGCTCGGCGGACTACGTGGGTGCCGGAGTCACGTACACCTCACACATCACCCGCCAGCTGCCGCCCGCCTTCAAGGGCCGCGGCGTCTCCGTCGTCGGGGAGCCCGACCAGCCGCACACCTGGACCGACGTCCTCGACGTGGCCCGTTCCCTTGTCACGGTTGCCTCGTCGGAGCAGGCCCTGGGCCGGGTCTGGCACGCCACCTCCAATCCGCCGCGGACGCAGCGGGAGGCGATTACCGACATCCTCGCCTCGGTCGGGAAGCCGGCGGTGCCGGTCCGTCCGCTCCCTCGCTGGCTCTACCCCACCCTCGGGCTGGTCATGCCGCAGGTACGGGAGGTCGCCCGGATGACGTTCCAGTTCGATCGGCCCTTCGTGATGGATTCGAGCGCGATCCAACAGGAACTGGGACTGGAGCCGACCCCCTGGGACGAGGTCTGCCGGCGGACGGCGGAGTCCTTGGCCTGA
- the pyrE gene encoding orotate phosphoribosyltransferase: MARSDISAADRDALVGLVNDLAVVREHVVLSSGREADFYVDMRRVTLDGAAAPVVGRVMRALTSDLDFDAVGGLTLGADPVAVAMLHSAAADGGRLDAFVVRKEAKQHGLHRRIEGTDVAGRRVLVVEDTSTTGGSALTAVEALREAGAEIVAVAVIVDRGTGAAEKVAEAGLEYRYALSAADDLGLV; this comes from the coding sequence ATGGCTCGCTCCGATATCTCCGCCGCCGATCGTGATGCCCTGGTCGGCCTCGTCAATGACCTCGCCGTCGTGCGCGAGCACGTGGTGCTCTCCTCCGGCCGGGAGGCCGATTTCTACGTGGACATGCGCCGGGTGACGCTGGACGGCGCGGCGGCCCCGGTCGTTGGGCGGGTGATGCGGGCGCTGACGTCCGATCTCGACTTCGATGCGGTCGGCGGGCTCACCCTGGGCGCCGACCCGGTCGCCGTCGCGATGCTGCACTCGGCCGCGGCTGACGGGGGCCGCCTCGACGCCTTCGTGGTCCGCAAGGAGGCCAAGCAGCACGGCCTGCACCGCCGGATCGAAGGGACCGACGTCGCCGGGCGCCGGGTGCTGGTCGTCGAGGACACCTCGACCACCGGCGGGTCCGCGCTGACCGCGGTGGAGGCCCTGCGGGAGGCGGGCGCCGAGATCGTGGCCGTGGCCGTGATCGTCGACCGTGGCACCGGGGCGGCCGAAAAGGTGGCGGAGGCCGGTCTGGAGTACCGCTACGCACTGTCCGCGGCGGACGACCTCGGACTCGTCTAG
- a CDS encoding LemA family protein codes for MNGLIIFLIILVLLVIGVVGWTIGAYNGLVRLRNRVQESWRQIDVELNRRYELIPNLVETVRGYAAHEHNTLEDITRLRNQAASLAAHEGATPSAQRAEAEEQLSGAVRNLMVSVEAYPDLKSNTNFLELQRALAETEDRIAAGRRYYNANVREYNTKTESFPTNMLAGQFHFEKAAYFEVNDVARTSPDVNFGEISYRGGQGGQQALPQQGSGTPAMPAGWDQGQQAPQTQPQQYDQPGQQQYGQPGQQNPQQEWPQNPQQ; via the coding sequence ATGAACGGGCTCATCATCTTCCTCATCATCCTCGTGCTGCTCGTCATCGGAGTGGTCGGTTGGACGATCGGGGCGTACAACGGGCTCGTCCGCCTGCGCAACCGCGTCCAGGAGTCCTGGCGTCAGATCGACGTCGAGCTCAACCGTCGCTATGAGCTGATCCCGAATCTGGTCGAGACCGTCCGCGGGTACGCGGCCCACGAGCACAACACGCTGGAGGACATCACCCGGCTGCGCAACCAGGCCGCGTCGCTGGCCGCGCACGAGGGTGCCACGCCGTCTGCCCAGCGGGCGGAGGCTGAGGAGCAGTTGTCCGGCGCCGTCCGCAACCTGATGGTGAGCGTCGAGGCCTACCCCGACCTGAAGTCGAACACGAACTTCCTCGAGTTGCAGCGCGCCCTCGCCGAGACCGAGGACCGGATCGCGGCCGGGCGCCGCTACTACAACGCGAACGTCCGCGAGTACAACACCAAGACCGAGTCCTTCCCGACGAACATGCTCGCCGGCCAGTTCCACTTCGAGAAGGCGGCCTACTTCGAGGTCAACGACGTGGCCCGCACATCGCCCGACGTGAACTTCGGCGAGATCTCCTACCGGGGTGGGCAGGGCGGCCAGCAGGCGCTGCCGCAACAGGGCTCCGGCACCCCGGCCATGCCGGCCGGGTGGGATCAGGGCCAGCAGGCACCCCAGACTCAGCCCCAGCAGTACGACCAGCCGGGCCAGCAGCAGTACGGCCAGCCGGGCCAGCAGAACCCCCAGCAGGAGTGGCCGCAGAATCCCCAGCAGTGA
- a CDS encoding TrmH family RNA methyltransferase, protein MSATDPGTDPDGPGVGPHPLPWPDDPRLDPALLAAGDHRNVVDPYRYWSVEAIVADLDTRRHPLHLAIQNWEHDFNIGSMVRTANAFNVAGVHIVGRRRWNRRGAMVTDRYLHVQHHPDASDLAAWSAQAGVPLIGVDNLPGSVPLERAELPQACCLVFGSEGAGLTDDMLAACGRLVAITQYGSTRSINAGAAAAITMYHWALQWAGRPLDAGEQWRQEMPSSGPAVP, encoded by the coding sequence CTGAGCGCCACCGACCCCGGCACCGATCCCGACGGTCCCGGCGTCGGTCCCCACCCGCTGCCCTGGCCGGACGACCCACGACTCGACCCTGCCCTGCTGGCCGCAGGGGACCATCGCAACGTCGTCGATCCCTACCGCTACTGGAGCGTCGAGGCGATCGTCGCCGACCTCGACACCCGTCGCCATCCGCTGCACCTGGCGATCCAGAACTGGGAACACGACTTCAACATCGGCTCCATGGTCCGCACCGCCAACGCCTTCAACGTCGCGGGAGTGCACATCGTCGGGCGCCGACGCTGGAACCGGCGTGGCGCGATGGTCACCGACCGCTACCTGCACGTGCAGCACCATCCCGACGCCAGCGACCTCGCCGCCTGGTCCGCCCAGGCCGGAGTCCCGTTGATCGGCGTCGACAACCTGCCCGGCTCCGTTCCGCTGGAACGGGCGGAGCTGCCACAGGCGTGCTGCCTGGTGTTCGGCTCGGAAGGGGCGGGGCTGACCGACGACATGCTGGCGGCCTGTGGCCGGTTGGTCGCCATCACCCAGTACGGGTCGACCCGGTCGATCAACGCCGGAGCGGCCGCGGCCATCACGATGTACCACTGGGCCCTGCAGTGGGCCGGGAGGCCGCTGGATGCTGGTGAGCAGTGGCGTCAGGAAATGCCCTCCTCCGGGCCGGCCGTCCCGTAG
- a CDS encoding GntR family transcriptional regulator, producing the protein MEQQGGRTTTKRVQVRRRLEELIDTGLKPGDAIPSERALVISLGVSRVTVRQAIADLVEVGRLERVHGKGTYVTGPQVDSQLHLTSFSREMRERGLHPETKVLAASQEAADAEVAEKLNVPVGRPVVRVERLRLADGTPMAHEVGFYPSALFPGLLEQQLDTLYDVFANKYGFVVSSGYQTVRSEAADAVHAHILQIPRKAPLLVQERVTKSGDTVMEFATSWYRADRYRIHMRITPSGAANGA; encoded by the coding sequence GTGGAGCAGCAGGGGGGCCGGACCACCACGAAGCGCGTGCAGGTGCGTCGACGGCTCGAGGAGCTCATCGACACGGGTCTCAAGCCTGGTGACGCCATCCCCTCCGAGCGGGCGCTCGTCATTTCGCTCGGGGTGAGTCGGGTGACCGTACGCCAGGCCATCGCCGATCTCGTCGAGGTGGGCCGTCTCGAGCGGGTGCACGGCAAGGGGACGTACGTCACCGGTCCTCAGGTCGACTCGCAGTTGCACCTGACCTCGTTCTCCCGCGAGATGCGCGAGCGGGGCCTCCACCCGGAGACCAAGGTGCTCGCGGCCAGCCAGGAGGCGGCCGACGCCGAGGTGGCCGAGAAGCTCAACGTCCCGGTCGGACGCCCCGTCGTCCGGGTCGAGCGACTCCGACTGGCCGACGGCACCCCGATGGCGCACGAGGTGGGCTTCTACCCTTCGGCCCTCTTCCCGGGGCTGCTCGAGCAGCAGCTCGACACCCTCTACGACGTCTTCGCCAACAAGTACGGCTTCGTGGTGTCGTCCGGCTACCAGACCGTACGCTCCGAGGCCGCCGACGCGGTGCACGCGCACATCCTGCAGATCCCGCGCAAGGCGCCGCTGCTGGTCCAGGAACGCGTGACGAAGAGTGGGGACACCGTGATGGAGTTCGCCACCTCGTGGTACCGCGCGGACCGCTATCGGATCCACATGCGCATCACGCCCTCCGGGGCGGCAAACGGGGCCTGA
- the fbaA gene encoding class II fructose-bisphosphate aldolase, with protein sequence MPIATPEVYADMLDRAKANGFAYPAINCTSSQTVIAALQGFAEAESDGIIQISTGGAEYLSGSTVKDMVTGAVALAEYAHVVAKNYPVNVALHTDHCQKGKLDTYVRPLVAISRERVEAGREPLFQSHMFDGGTLPLAENLDVAQELLVQAAAAKIILEVEIGVVGGEEDGVVGEINEKLYTTPEDALATAEALGLGEKGRYMAALTFGNVHGVYKPGNVKLRPEILKQAQDAIQEKYGKEKALDLVFHGGSGSTAQEIADAVSYGVVKMNIDTDTQYAFTRPVVEHMFRNYDGVLKIDGEVGNKKQYDPRTWGKAAEAGMAARIVEACQNLNAVGTHK encoded by the coding sequence ATGCCCATCGCAACTCCTGAGGTCTACGCCGACATGCTCGACCGGGCCAAGGCGAACGGTTTCGCCTACCCGGCCATCAACTGCACCTCCTCGCAGACCGTCATCGCTGCGCTGCAGGGTTTCGCCGAGGCTGAGTCCGACGGCATCATCCAGATCTCCACCGGCGGCGCCGAGTACCTCTCCGGCTCCACCGTGAAGGACATGGTCACGGGCGCCGTGGCGCTCGCCGAGTACGCGCACGTCGTGGCGAAGAACTACCCGGTCAACGTCGCCCTGCACACGGACCACTGCCAGAAGGGCAAGCTGGACACCTACGTCCGCCCGCTGGTCGCGATCTCCCGTGAGCGCGTCGAGGCCGGTCGTGAGCCGCTGTTCCAGTCGCACATGTTCGACGGTGGCACCCTGCCGCTGGCCGAGAACCTGGACGTCGCGCAGGAGCTGCTCGTCCAGGCCGCCGCCGCGAAGATCATCCTCGAGGTCGAGATCGGCGTCGTCGGTGGCGAGGAGGACGGTGTCGTCGGCGAGATCAACGAGAAGCTGTACACCACCCCCGAGGACGCGCTGGCCACCGCTGAGGCTCTCGGCCTGGGCGAGAAGGGCCGCTACATGGCTGCCCTGACCTTCGGCAACGTGCACGGCGTCTACAAGCCGGGCAACGTCAAGCTGCGCCCGGAGATCCTGAAGCAGGCCCAGGACGCCATCCAGGAGAAGTACGGCAAGGAGAAGGCCCTCGACCTGGTCTTCCACGGTGGCTCGGGCTCGACCGCCCAGGAGATCGCCGACGCCGTGTCGTACGGCGTGGTGAAGATGAACATCGACACCGACACCCAGTACGCCTTCACTCGCCCGGTCGTGGAGCACATGTTCCGCAACTACGACGGCGTGCTGAAGATCGACGGTGAGGTCGGCAACAAGAAGCAGTACGACCCCCGTACGTGGGGCAAGGCTGCCGAGGCCGGCATGGCTGCTCGCATCGTCGAGGCCTGCCAGAACCTCAACGCTGTCGGCACCCACAAGTGA
- a CDS encoding DUF3151 domain-containing protein — protein MSETHHNLLADGAPVTKLPEDPAVAELADHGRERFLDIVCAYPQSSLCWALLAEGSLNMESRDGDVAAYAYARTGYHRGLDQLRRNGWKGSGIVPWEHEPNRGFLKSLWALAIAAHRIGEDDEYERCAQFLRDSSPTGYDVLSAERPVARGTGNSGVGDGTDEQMDEVIEEAGERQTSSPMSGQLRDDREAEVAAEDEPSDHVLDSPYAG, from the coding sequence ATGAGCGAGACCCACCACAACCTGCTGGCCGACGGCGCTCCGGTGACCAAGCTGCCCGAGGACCCGGCCGTCGCCGAACTCGCGGACCATGGCCGGGAGCGGTTCCTCGACATCGTCTGCGCCTACCCGCAGTCCAGTCTCTGTTGGGCTCTGCTCGCGGAGGGGTCCCTCAACATGGAGTCCCGCGACGGTGACGTGGCCGCGTACGCGTACGCCAGGACGGGATACCACCGGGGCCTGGACCAGTTGCGGCGCAACGGCTGGAAGGGATCCGGGATCGTTCCCTGGGAGCACGAGCCGAACCGCGGCTTCCTCAAGTCCCTTTGGGCGTTGGCGATCGCCGCGCACCGGATCGGTGAGGACGACGAGTACGAGCGGTGCGCGCAGTTCCTGCGTGACTCCTCGCCGACCGGATACGACGTCCTCAGCGCCGAACGCCCGGTCGCCCGGGGCACCGGCAACTCCGGTGTCGGTGACGGCACCGACGAGCAGATGGACGAGGTCATCGAGGAGGCCGGGGAGCGACAGACCAGCTCGCCGATGTCCGGCCAGCTGCGCGACGACCGCGAGGCGGAGGTCGCGGCCGAGGACGAGCCCTCCGATCACGTCCTCGACAGCCCGTACGCAGGCTGA
- a CDS encoding 4-hydroxybenzoate 3-monooxygenase: MGCPTDCTGGAHGHQPARGRCRDCGAGPAGLMLAHRLSRQGISTIAVDTRTRHEIETTHRAGILESGSVDMLVRGGVSDRILRDGYEHHGVELRYGGHGHRIDFTEHVGSSVWLYPQTDVFIDLADARERDGGDVRFGVTDTEVLDPYTERPAIRFIDDAGEEWTVRAKIVVGADGSRSMCRNLIPAETVTRYFHEYPFAWFGILCEAPMSAPELIYAHSDRGFALISQRTDSVQRMYFQCDPNENPDDWSEDRIWSELQARVAGDGFALTTGPVFEKVVLKFRSFVQEPMRHGRLVLAGDAAHTVPPTGAKGLNLALSDVRILSDVLARFLESGDERILATYEPTALRRVWRSQNFSYWMTQMLHLAPGGDPFAVKRQLGELETVTGTRQGQAYLANAYTGWPREEGL, translated from the coding sequence GTGGGGTGCCCCACAGACTGCACAGGAGGAGCCCATGGCCACCAACCAGCACGAGGTCGATGTCGCGATTGTGGGGCGGGCCCTGCGGGCCTGATGCTCGCCCACCGGCTGTCCCGGCAAGGGATCTCGACGATCGCCGTGGACACCCGTACCAGGCATGAGATCGAGACGACACATCGGGCCGGCATCCTCGAGTCAGGGTCGGTCGACATGCTGGTCCGGGGCGGGGTGTCCGATCGCATCCTGCGGGACGGCTACGAGCACCATGGCGTCGAGCTCCGGTACGGCGGCCACGGCCACCGGATCGACTTCACCGAACACGTCGGCTCCTCGGTGTGGCTCTACCCCCAGACCGACGTCTTCATCGACCTCGCCGATGCCCGTGAACGCGATGGCGGCGACGTCCGCTTCGGCGTCACCGACACCGAGGTCCTCGACCCGTACACCGAGCGGCCGGCGATCCGGTTCATCGACGACGCCGGCGAGGAGTGGACCGTCCGCGCGAAGATCGTCGTCGGCGCCGACGGGTCGAGGTCGATGTGCCGCAACCTGATCCCCGCCGAGACCGTCACCCGGTACTTCCATGAGTACCCGTTCGCCTGGTTCGGCATCCTGTGCGAGGCGCCGATGAGCGCCCCCGAGCTGATCTACGCCCACTCGGACCGCGGCTTCGCCCTGATCAGCCAGCGGACGGATTCGGTGCAACGGATGTACTTCCAGTGCGACCCGAACGAGAACCCCGACGACTGGTCCGAGGACCGGATCTGGTCCGAGCTCCAGGCGAGGGTGGCCGGTGACGGCTTCGCGCTGACCACCGGCCCTGTCTTCGAGAAGGTCGTGCTGAAGTTCCGCAGCTTCGTCCAGGAACCGATGCGGCACGGCCGACTGGTCCTCGCCGGCGACGCCGCGCACACCGTGCCTCCGACCGGCGCGAAGGGCCTCAACCTGGCCCTCAGCGACGTGCGCATCCTCTCCGACGTGCTGGCCCGTTTCCTCGAGTCGGGGGACGAGCGGATCCTCGCCACGTACGAGCCGACGGCGTTGCGCCGGGTGTGGCGTTCACAGAACTTCTCCTACTGGATGACCCAGATGCTGCACCTCGCCCCGGGCGGGGACCCGTTCGCGGTCAAGCGCCAACTCGGCGAACTGGAGACCGTGACCGGGACCCGGCAGGGGCAGGCGTACCTCGCCAATGCCTACACCGGTTGGCCCCGGGAGGAAGGTCTCTGA
- a CDS encoding amidohydrolase family protein, whose product MDGVEQVTGTTATGRAPVQPGLSGHSWTRDPGAPHPVVDVHAHVMPLPFLEWLAGEGLADLSRVRDEVIQLDPRLSGVPAGTPLPLPITMYGGTERIDEMDEAGVDVQAVSLPPFLMASTCDDADLVREVVGRGNDALAEFVHQAPDYFVALGGVPLGLPGVADEAVRCLDQLGMHGVAIGSQGSGADLDATVNEPLWGLLAARQVFTFLHPSTSPAPDRTAEYWFPQLVGYPMETALAATRLVFAGVTERHSFPLCLAHGGGCLPALRGRLTMGWERKPQARTTAEVPRALLDRLYYDTAVFDPVLLRRLVEDVGADHVLAGTDYPFDLADPDPVASVGAVLGGTEAEAVLGRTAAALLRLT is encoded by the coding sequence ATGGACGGCGTCGAGCAGGTGACGGGGACGACCGCGACCGGACGGGCCCCGGTGCAGCCGGGGTTGTCAGGCCACTCCTGGACCAGGGATCCGGGGGCGCCGCACCCGGTCGTCGACGTCCACGCCCACGTCATGCCGTTGCCCTTCCTGGAATGGTTGGCGGGCGAGGGCCTGGCCGACCTGTCCCGGGTCCGCGACGAGGTGATCCAGCTCGACCCGCGGCTCAGTGGGGTGCCGGCGGGCACCCCACTGCCGCTCCCGATCACGATGTACGGCGGCACCGAGCGGATCGACGAGATGGATGAGGCCGGCGTCGACGTGCAGGCCGTGTCGCTGCCGCCCTTCCTGATGGCCTCCACCTGCGACGATGCGGACCTCGTGAGGGAGGTGGTGGGACGCGGCAACGACGCCCTCGCGGAGTTCGTCCACCAGGCCCCGGATTACTTCGTCGCCCTGGGTGGCGTCCCACTCGGCCTGCCGGGGGTCGCCGACGAGGCCGTACGATGCCTCGACCAGCTCGGTATGCACGGCGTCGCCATCGGATCGCAGGGGTCCGGTGCCGACCTCGATGCCACGGTCAACGAACCGCTGTGGGGACTGCTCGCAGCGCGCCAGGTGTTCACCTTCCTGCATCCCAGCACCTCCCCGGCGCCCGACCGCACCGCCGAGTACTGGTTCCCGCAGCTCGTCGGCTACCCGATGGAGACGGCCCTGGCGGCGACCCGGCTGGTCTTCGCCGGAGTGACGGAACGCCACTCCTTCCCGCTCTGCCTCGCCCACGGTGGCGGTTGCCTGCCCGCTCTGCGTGGCCGCCTCACGATGGGGTGGGAACGCAAACCCCAGGCGCGGACCACCGCAGAGGTGCCGAGAGCGCTGCTGGACCGCCTGTACTACGACACCGCCGTGTTCGACCCCGTGCTGTTGCGCAGGTTGGTGGAGGATGTCGGAGCCGACCACGTGCTGGCCGGGACCGACTACCCCTTCGATCTCGCCGACCCTGACCCGGTCGCCTCGGTAGGTGCGGTGCTGGGCGGGACGGAGGCCGAAGCGGTCCTCGGCCGTACGGCCGCCGCGCTGCTGCGCCTGACCTGA
- a CDS encoding IclR family transcriptional regulator gives MANSPTGDSVISRVVRILESFDRQRSHLSQTALARRADLPLSTAQRLTVELIRAGMLERTDTGELRPGLRLWELALRSSRALSLREIALPFMNDVLSTVKQHTTLAVLEGGSVLYVERLSAPESPLDYAHIAQRMPIHACSSGIALMAHQPSDVQEDFLAGSLSPVTRATPTDPAALRRLFAEVRARGYVAPAGVGVAEWTGVAVPVWGPSGVVAALNAIVPTVGADVSRVVPALVTAAHGIGRVLRDEMGRMRS, from the coding sequence ATGGCCAACTCACCGACCGGGGACAGCGTCATCTCTCGGGTCGTACGGATCCTCGAATCCTTCGACCGGCAACGATCGCACCTGAGCCAGACCGCCCTCGCCCGGCGGGCCGACCTGCCGCTGAGCACCGCCCAGCGGCTCACGGTCGAACTGATCAGGGCTGGCATGCTGGAGCGTACGGATACCGGAGAGCTTCGACCGGGGCTGCGACTGTGGGAACTGGCCCTGCGCAGTTCGCGGGCGTTGTCACTGCGGGAGATCGCGCTGCCGTTCATGAACGACGTGCTGAGCACGGTCAAGCAGCACACGACGCTGGCCGTCCTGGAGGGTGGCAGCGTGCTCTACGTCGAGCGGCTGTCGGCCCCCGAGTCACCGCTCGACTACGCCCATATCGCGCAGCGGATGCCGATCCACGCGTGTTCGTCGGGGATCGCGCTGATGGCCCACCAGCCGTCCGACGTGCAGGAGGACTTCCTGGCCGGATCGCTGTCACCGGTGACCCGGGCGACGCCGACCGATCCTGCTGCACTGAGGCGGCTTTTCGCTGAGGTCCGCGCGCGTGGCTACGTGGCTCCCGCGGGGGTGGGGGTGGCCGAGTGGACCGGCGTCGCGGTGCCGGTCTGGGGCCCCAGCGGTGTGGTGGCCGCCCTCAACGCGATCGTGCCGACGGTCGGCGCGGACGTCTCGCGGGTCGTCCCTGCTCTCGTCACCGCCGCGCATGGCATCGGCCGGGTGCTCCGCGACGAAATGGGCCGGATGCGCTCCTGA
- a CDS encoding cytochrome P450: MWKDEGILTEREAVELCSFVFIAGHDTTTILIANAFRMLSEHPGLLARIRGNEEDAGRFVEELARYRGTVQRASRITTEEVTVSGVTLPKGAVVRLLNAAANRDPGKFADPDTFDIDRTTDGHFGFGAGVHSCAGAPLARMETIATTLQLARKLTSITLDPDRPIDYVRGNNLTNSGPARMYVRVEARHG, encoded by the coding sequence ATGTGGAAGGACGAGGGCATCCTCACCGAGCGCGAGGCCGTGGAGCTGTGCTCGTTCGTCTTCATCGCCGGCCACGACACCACCACGATCCTCATCGCCAACGCGTTCCGGATGCTCAGCGAGCATCCGGGCCTGCTCGCCCGGATCCGCGGGAACGAGGAGGACGCCGGCCGCTTCGTCGAGGAACTGGCGCGCTACCGCGGCACCGTCCAACGTGCCTCCCGCATCACCACGGAGGAGGTCACCGTCTCCGGTGTCACGCTCCCCAAGGGCGCCGTCGTCCGGTTGCTCAACGCCGCGGCCAACCGGGACCCGGGGAAGTTCGCGGACCCGGACACTTTCGACATCGACCGGACGACCGACGGCCACTTCGGTTTCGGGGCAGGGGTGCACTCCTGCGCCGGCGCCCCGCTGGCGCGGATGGAGACGATCGCCACCACTCTCCAACTCGCCCGTAAGCTCACGTCGATCACCCTCGACCCGGACCGCCCGATCGACTATGTCCGCGGCAACAACCTCACCAACTCCGGTCCGGCACGGATGTACGTCAGGGTCGAGGCCCGCCATGGCTGA
- a CDS encoding NAD(P)/FAD-dependent oxidoreductase, which translates to MAEVEFCPDGPDLPVVIIGAGHAGVQVAAGLRTRGWTGGVVLIDEQPGLPYERPPLSKDVLAPDATCAATGPLLRRDGFYAAKDITLLAGVAVASIDRDARRVVLGNGEAVAYHRLVIATGARGRQLTVPGHDLPGVLSLRTAADAAAVRDRLAAGARVVIIGAGYIGMEVSAAAAKRGCDVTVLEYQDRVMKRVTSEPVSAFFEDLHRAHGIRFAFGAAVSALEGSDRVEHVLTADGRRHPADVVVAGIGVVPHQEVAEAAGIACRDGILVDEACRTSDPAVYAAGDVTRFTSPFGGELRLECLQNAQQQADTVADAITGRPPRAPEVPWFWTVQFDVRLQTAGVMRPDDEIVLRGDPATGKFSVCYLREGRIAAIDTIGGLADFRQGRKLVAAGGPVDRQALADPTVRLEDCLLGEALAA; encoded by the coding sequence ATGGCTGAAGTCGAGTTCTGCCCGGACGGCCCGGACCTTCCGGTCGTGATCATCGGGGCCGGCCACGCCGGCGTCCAGGTCGCTGCGGGCCTGCGCACCCGGGGCTGGACCGGTGGGGTCGTCCTGATCGACGAACAGCCCGGTCTGCCGTACGAGCGCCCACCGTTGTCGAAGGACGTGCTCGCCCCCGACGCCACCTGCGCGGCGACGGGCCCGCTGCTGCGCAGGGACGGCTTCTACGCCGCCAAGGACATCACCCTTCTGGCTGGGGTGGCCGTGGCCTCGATCGATCGGGACGCCCGCCGCGTCGTGCTCGGCAACGGTGAGGCGGTGGCCTATCACCGCCTCGTCATCGCCACCGGTGCGCGGGGTCGTCAGCTGACCGTGCCCGGACACGACCTTCCCGGCGTACTGTCCCTGCGGACCGCCGCTGATGCCGCGGCGGTGCGCGACCGGCTCGCCGCGGGGGCGCGCGTCGTCATCATCGGTGCGGGGTACATCGGTATGGAGGTGTCAGCCGCGGCGGCCAAGCGCGGCTGTGACGTCACCGTGCTGGAGTACCAGGACCGGGTGATGAAGCGAGTCACCTCGGAGCCGGTCTCCGCCTTCTTCGAGGACCTGCACCGTGCCCACGGCATCCGGTTCGCCTTCGGTGCGGCCGTGTCCGCGCTCGAGGGGAGCGACCGTGTCGAGCACGTGCTGACCGCCGACGGCCGCCGCCACCCGGCCGACGTCGTCGTGGCCGGGATCGGCGTCGTCCCCCACCAGGAGGTCGCCGAGGCGGCGGGCATCGCTTGCCGCGACGGCATCCTGGTCGATGAAGCCTGCCGTACGTCCGACCCGGCGGTGTACGCGGCGGGGGACGTCACGCGGTTCACCAGCCCGTTCGGCGGCGAGCTGCGGCTCGAGTGCCTCCAGAACGCCCAGCAGCAGGCCGACACCGTCGCCGACGCGATCACCGGGCGCCCCCCGCGGGCTCCCGAGGTGCCCTGGTTCTGGACGGTCCAGTTCGACGTACGCCTCCAGACGGCCGGCGTGATGCGTCCCGACGACGAGATCGTCCTGCGGGGTGACCCGGCCACTGGAAAGTTCAGCGTCTGCTACCTGCGTGAGGGGCGCATCGCCGCGATCGACACGATCGGCGGCCTCGCCGACTTCCGCCAGGGCAGGAAGCTCGTCGCGGCCGGTGGGCCCGTGGACCGGCAGGCGCTGGCCGACCCGACCGTACGGCTCGAGGACTGCCTCCTCGGCGAGGCCCTCGCGGCCTGA